One stretch of Plasmodium yoelii strain 17X genome assembly, chromosome: 5 DNA includes these proteins:
- a CDS encoding fam-a protein produces the protein MSKGYIKIIFSLLISSVYMSNKALASEVDSNIEALQTLIQLYSTRFSFLNDYLKETPEQPSFDVCMDPKETKEAENFMNEAELLLQQHAANTDDYKLYRKHDEDSIEYSKKQGNTTIYKFNHKVKNPDKYNYIISMLWNSNTKYFGDKIVKEKVVRAYSPNLRMIQHRYKNDDISFHGYYYALAKKVQVSDDTTIIVYASSDINDYNLGDETKYKNTIVESANLFRPTINSEYDVISGELTKMFVNLSGFIIQKKSDCVDITYLNSMNINTAIFEDLLIRIIHSSEILNILRSTAIISKK, from the exons ATGAGTAAaggatatattaaaataattttttctcttttgaTCTCATCCGTATATATGAGCAATAAAGCCCTTGCAAGTGAGGTTGATTCAAATATTGAAGCTTTACAAACATTGATTCAATTATATAGCAC AAGGTTTAGTTTCCTCAATgattatttaaaagaaaCACCCGAACAACCCTCCTTCGACGTATGTATGGATCCTAAAGAAACTAAAGAAGCAGAAAATTTTATGAATGAAGCTGAACTCTTATTACAACAGCATGCTGCAAATACGGATGATTACAAATTGTATCGTAAACACGATGAGGATTCAATTGAATATTCTAAGAAACAAGGAAATACAaccatttataaatttaatcaTAAAGTCAAAAATCCCGATAAG tataattatataataagcaTGCTATGGAATTCAAATACCAAATATTTTGGTGATAAAATTGTTAAAG aaaaagtTGTACGTGCATACTCTCCAAATTTAAGGATGATCCAACACCGTTacaaaaatgatgatatatcGTTCCATGGATATTACTATGCTTTAGCCAAAAAAGTTCAA GTATCAGACGACACAACTATAATTGTCTATGCGTCATCAGATATAAATGACTACAACCTTGGTGatgaaacaaaatataaaaacactATTGTAGAAAGTGCAAACTTATTCAGACCAACAATTAATTCAGAATATGATGTCATAAGTGGAGAATTGACAAAAATGTTTGTTAACTTATCTGGAtttataattcaaaaaaaaagcgATTGCGTTGATATCACCTATCTCAACTCT ATGAATATTAATACCGCTATTTTTGAAGATTTATTAATTAGAATAATTCATTCATCAGAAATACTAAATATTCTGAGATCAACCGCCATAATTTCCAAGAAATAA
- a CDS encoding reticulocyte binding protein, putative — translation MKKLIYITTTYIVLFTSLGVIYGKKIETGKKNHDGQLNNFYLYNNLKGINFNNSNSSNEEQYNNKNDVINDKFIQPNSITYLENQKDTANDKVILYNDYTNKNDLDTLKFFNNDNEKTNRKATIVKSAFIQNSNPTRFDSSMYNTIDILYNVSGPNENLKYFYVKLYFYQELRTFLNNIYSNAKKPVNIPRSTPLQIDNDINLIIKECELQKTNLINEMSKLHNPLYEFYKESTKDDYNPYSNYRKSYVDCMLPRFKKLEPKIDAAISSMQSEYDHLCYYEYWNVDALYKEYATTTKQYMDSQLDVISNHLVIHGMGISSHGNRLSKILESEGEQGSIISKLKFLSNEIECTLNKYSNYKNECTSNYTFMVNYVQHDTYRQYYYYYLREIKKIAQQRANFIYNFNKLKHLKLLYKQQEGIMRNFHKTIERLIFGKPDPNNTNVFKEYIYEFNISIPKSKLTALEKRFFEIFEEKWNSYEIKKDIDENSKQYNVVKLILQYMKELTDLIDFMDNYQPDEVPTRSIIGFEVEWRINQTLYTEVEAGVKKSYESVKNWRKSMVEINKKLEEENEKVIKLETQINDLFNQYLKINDENIYLNKLKLELKEKIKNISDKNEYVKKAVDLKKTIENNNIYIDELTKTSPYQVPEHLKNTDTIYNTIKLELSQIYEDDIDKLYNELSSIVQENDIDNVEDKTKLDDLQSKIDNVYSKIQNMENETVESHLTNIETNKNKLSDTILAIKKYIYGEISKDLNKTLEDFKNKEKELSNKINDYAKENDQLNVYKSKISEIRNHYNSQINIDNTKEGEAKQNYDKSNEHMTKISTNENEISKFINEVKSMKDAFLSKVDKYINFDNNYKENVNLEHTQFTELTDKIKAEVSDEKLSKHEKSFNDSKSLINETKNSIEKEYQNINTLKKVDEYIKVCEITKESITKFSSKQNTLKCMLNQNIKTVKETNSIENFYKDKFENTLTNKINELDKTFKDASLNDYELNNNELMQYFNNLKENLGKDKENMLYNQLAEKEKTFNDIKKNNTHINEEISNIEIAIYASIYNISEEIKNEIGKNIELLNAKVVEKVKANVTNLNEIKEKLKHYNFHDFGKDENIKYANEVNKIKDDIKTVSQQIDHHINKLEDIKKKSGSYVGEMKEQIDKLEKVPDTAISNDTVEGIEKKQKIIVTKIDKNKNIYEEIDKLLSEISKIEKDQTSLEKVKGINLSYGQSLGNLFLEQIDEEKKKAEHTIKAMESYMEDLDNIKKKSQEIETEMDIKMDINQEMEALKISHDDDKKWDAKSKSYKKNISDIYDKSSKIIKDLSNESDINDIKNKLQKNVSESQKHNSEINQCLSEVANIYNILKLNKIKKIIDKVKEYTSEIEKNKKNINDELNNSGKVIKKIEDDLSLKECKSKIESTLDDKDIDKCIKNITNLKTYILSEETNIANHFKNAEEYNKNVLLNFHNIEMADNKSQYILKIKKNNDTSNHDYNIKELKEHKDKSNGYKTEADKNKKAIEKNKELFEKYKEEVTVLLNKYYAVELKNKFDKTKKGSEQIIKEIKETHNKFILELGKSKQKMNEIKNEQIHIGDEVANNDKSNKAIASIKISVEPFETKFLKINDIKKKSDEYLKETESIEKKLSNLSIDSQETKLKENEGKLNTLKELLESLKNQKKNIEDRKKELDEVNSKIEQIERDVNQSKKNYEIGIVEKINEIAEANKKRIESTKELIQPTIQNLISSFNANDLEDINTNENLGKYNTEMDNIYKEFIKSYNLITNYLKAVSKESITYDQIKNKRISTQEELLKNIEHGNKAKSYLDYVKENEFDRIVTHFKNKLNTVNDKFKVEYLKANEGFDNISKSINNVKNSTDENSLLNILNQTKQMYENIVSKTYNSYKYEAENIFINIPKLANSLNIQIKNSSGIDLFKNMNIAILPYLDSQKKDTLTFIPSPQKTSETYTKISDSYNTLLDILKKSQELQKKEQQTLNLILENQRLYEKVQATNELKGTLSDLKYKKEKILNEVKLLLHKSNELKKLSCSSQNYDTILESSKYNQIKEKNNNYEQEKNKLGIDFDVTSMEEKFNNDIKAIEKLENNYNSTEENDNILQSKNKLNELTKAFNTEIKDIEDKMIKKNDLIDKLVEARKDCLLFTYKTLVETLKSKVANHSEFITSAAKFSKEFLKYIDDISNSLNDDINTLQINHNLNQTNKHVPSILADATKNHNNLIEKEKEATQILNNLTNLFTIDSNNIDADTLYNNKLQMIYFNSELHKSIESIKQLYKKMYAFKLLNIAHINGKYFDISKEFDNILQLQKHKLTENLNNLNQIDQYISDKKNEFLHALNETTNPNLNTLKEIYHDIVNYESQIDEIKNISNKENENITSYIDTITKLTEKVQNILDYVTTYENNNNIIKQHIQDNDENHVSQIKDNLKTTIQSFQQVHNKINEIKAQFYGNNNINNIITTILQNVNDVKNNFSKDLTIENELIQIQKSLEDIQNSTHEIRSEQITKYANTIYNHIEQQTKQIQNNSYKDEVYKINEIDNIIQKIINYNKEPEIKLHAIIDNQNKVTSIISRIKNIINLIESEYSNNNNVSYNVAIKHIENANNIILDLNRSRNILNHLIHRNLNIINNLKNIKQHMLSRNNLHTINSQEETSKIKYPSNTHYNNVNDTKYKNYQHSNSGKKGSYKTKNAGDSVKYAGAIVFGLVACYAISIFKKHDEKNEINLGNDEKNYGESENIYFEREDEIIEIDINED, via the exons atgaaaaaacttatttatattacaACTACTTATATTGTTCTGTTTACTTCATTAG GGGTAATTTATGggaaaaaaattgaaacTGGAAAAAAGAACCATGATGGTCAgttaaacaatttttatttatataataatttaaaaggaataaattttaataattcaaaCTCTTCAAATGAagaacaatataataataaaaatgatgtcattaatgataaatttatacaACCAAATTCAATTACTTACTTAGAAAATCAAAAAGACACTGCGAATGACAAAGTCATATTATACAATGACTACACAAATAAAAACGACTTagatactttaaaattttttaataatgacaatgaaaaaacaaatagaAAAGCAACTATAGTTAAAAGTGCTTTTATCCAAAACTCCAATCCAACAAGATTCGATAGCTCTATGTATAATACAATAGATATTCTGTATAATGTATCAGGTCCCAacgaaaatttaaaatatttttatgtgaaactatatttttatcaagaACTTCGAACCTTCctcaataatatttattctaATGCAAAAAAACCAGTAAATATCCCACGGAGTACCCCTCTTCAAATagataatgatataaatctaataataaaagaatgtGAACTTCAAAAAACCAacttaataaatgaaatgtCAAAATTACATAATCctttatatgaattttataaGGAATCCACGAAAGATGATTATAATCCATATTCAAATTACCGAAAAAGCTATGTAGATTGCATGCTTCCACGATTCAAAAAACTAGAACCCAAAATAGATGCTGCTATTTCATCGATGCAATCCGAATATGATCATTTGTGTTATTATGAATATTGGAATGTAGATGCTCTTTATAAAGAGTATGCTACTACTACAAAACAATATATGGACTCTCAATTGGACGTTATATCCAATCATTTAGTGATTCATGGTATGGGAATTAGTTCACATGGAAACAGACTAAGTAAAATTTTAGAGTCTGAGGGGGAACAAGGAAGTATTATAAGTAAActaaaatttttatcaaacGAAATTGAATGTACTTTAAACAAATATTCTAATTACAAAAACGAATGTACGTCGAATTATACATTTATGGTCAATTATGTACAACATGATACATATAGGcaatattactattattacttgagggaaattaaaaaaatagcaCAACAAAGAGCTAAtttcatttataattttaataaactaAAACATttgaaattattatataaacagCAAGAAGGAATAATGagaaattttcataaaacgATAGAAAGATTAATATTTGGGAAACCAGATCCAAATAATACTAACGTATTTaaagaatatatttatgaatttAATATCTCGATACCCAAATCGAAATTAACAGCATTAGAAAAAAgattttttgaaatatttgaAGAGAAATGGAATTCttatgaaattaaaaaagatatTGACGAAAATAGTAAACAATATAATGTTGTGAAATTAATTTTGCAATACATGAAGGAATTAACAGACTTAATTGATTTTATGGACAATTACCAACCAGATGAAGTTCCTACAAGAAGTATAATTGGTTTTGAAGTCGAATGGCGTATAAATCAAACACTTTATACAGAAGTAGAAGCTGGAGTGAAGAAATCTTATGAATCAGTAAAAAATTGGAGAAAATCAATGGTcgaaataaacaaaaaattagaggaagaaaatgaaaaagttaTTAAATTGGAAACACAAATTAACGATTTATTTAACcaatatttgaaaataaatgatgaaaatatatatctaaaCAAGTTAAAATtagaattaaaagaaaaaataaaaaatatatctgacaaaaatgaatatgtTAAAAAAGCAGTTGACTTAAAGAAGACAAtagaaaataacaatatatacattgatgAATTAACTAAAACCTCGCCATATCAAGTTCCGGAACATTTAAAGAACACAgatacaatatataatacaataaaattaGAGTTATCCCAAATTTATGAAGATGACATTGATAAACTCTATAATGAATTATCTTCTATAGTTCAAGAAAATGACATTGACAATGTAGAAGATAAAACGAAACTTGACGATTTACAATCTAAAATAGATAATGTATATAGTAAAATCCAAAACATGGAAAATGAAACAGTTGAATCACATCTAACGAATATCGAAACtaacaaaaataaactaTCAGACACAATTTTGgcgataaaaaaatatatatatggagaAATTAGCAAAGATCTAAATAAAACGTTAGAAGactttaaaaataaagaaaaagaactatcaaataaaataaatgactACGCTAAGGAAAATGACCaattaaatgtatataaatctAAAATATCAGAAATCAGAAATCATTATAATAgtcaaattaatatagacAATACAAAAGAAGGAGAAGCCAAGCAAAACTATGATAAATCCAATGAGCATATGACAAAAATATCAACTAACGAAAATGAAATATCAAAATTCATAAATGAGGTAAAAAGTATGAAAGACGCATTTTTAAGTAAAgtagataaatatattaattttgacaataattataaagaaaatgttaATTTAGAGCACACCCAATTTACTGAATTAacagataaaataaaagcagAAGTTTCGGATGAAAAATTAAGCAAACATGAAAAAAGTTTTAATGATAGTAAATCTTTAATTAATGAAACAAAAAACTCCATTGAAAAAGAATACCAAAACATTAATACCCTTAAAAAGGTAGATGAGTATATAAAAGTATGCGAAATCACCAAAGAGTCAATAACAAAATTTAGTAGTAAACAAAATACATTAAAATGCAtgttaaatcaaaatattaaaacCGTAAAGGAAACTAATTCAATAGAAAACTTTTATAAAGACAAGTTTGAAAATACATTGaccaataaaattaatgagTTAGATAAAACATTTAAAGATGCATCTTTAAATGATTACGAATTAAATAACAATGAATTAATgcaatatttcaataatttaaaagaaaatttagGAAAAGATAAAGAAAACATGTTATATAATCAATTAgctgaaaaagaaaaaacttttaatgatattaagaaaaataatacgCATATAAATGAAGAAATTTCAAATATCGAAATAGCAATTTATGCAtcaatttataatattagtgaagaaataaaaaatgaaattggaaaaaatatagaattacTAAATGCCAAAGTAGTTGAAAAGGTAAAAGCAAACGTAACCAATTTGAATGAAATAAaggaaaaattaaaacattataattttcacgATTTTGGGAAAGacgaaaatataaaatatgctAATGAagttaacaaaattaaagaTGACATTAAGACTGTAAGCCAACAAATCGATCACcacataaataaattagaggatataaaaaaaaaatcaggAAGCTATGTTGGTGAAATGAAAGAACAAATAGATAAATTAGAAAAGGTACCAGATACCGCAATATCTAACGATACTGTAGAAGgaatagaaaaaaaacaaaaaatcaTAGTAACAAAAAtagacaaaaataaaaatatatatgaggaaatagataaattattaagtgaaatatcaaaaatagaaaaagatCAAACATCGTTAGAAAAAGTAAAAGGTATTAATTTATCATATGGACAAAGTTTAGGCAACCTATTTTTGGAACAAATTGATgaagaaaagaaaaaggCTGAGCATACGATAAAAGCAATGGAATCATATATGGAGGACcttgataatataaaaaaaaaatcacaaGAAATAGAAACAGAAATGGACATAAAAATGGACATAAATCAGGAAATGGAAGCGCTTAAAATATCACATGATGATGACAAAAAATGGGACGCTAAAAGTAagagttataaaaaaaatatttctgaCATCTATGATAAATcttcaaaaataataaaagatttATCTAATGAGTCagatataaatgatattaaaaacaaGTTACAGAAAAATGTTTCAGAATCCCAAAAGCATAATAGTGAAATTAATCAATGTTTAAGCGAAGTTGcgaacatatataatattttaaaattaaataaaattaaaaaaattattgatAAAGTAAAAGAATATACTAGTGAAATtgaaaagaataaaaaaaacataaatgatgaattaaataattcagGAAaagtaattaaaaaaatcgaaGACGATTTAAGTTTAAAAGAATGTAAATCGAAAATAGAATCAACTTTAGATGATAAAGATATTGATAAATGTATAAAGAATAttacaaatttaaaaacatatattttaagcgAAGAAACTAATATCGCCaatcattttaaaaatgccgaagagtataataaaaatgtattattaaactTTCATAATATAGAAATGGCGGATAATAAATCACAatacatattaaaaattaaaaaaaacaatgatACTAGTAACCATGATTATAATATCAAAGAATTGAAAGAACACAAAGATAAGTCTAATGGTTATAAAACAGAGgctgataaaaataaaaaagcaatcgaaaaaaataaggaattatttgaaaaatataaagaagaagtAACTGtacttttaaataaatattatgcggtagaattaaaaaataaatttgataaaacaaaaaaaggtTCAGAACAAATCATAAAGGAAATAAAAGAGACACACAACAAGTTTATATTGGAATTAGGCAAAtctaaacaaaaaatgaatgaaataaaaaacgaACAAATTCATATTGGAGATGAAGTCGCTAACAATGATAAATCTAATAAAGCAATAGCATCTATTAAAATATCCGTAGAACCATTCGAAACAAAattcttaaaaataaatgatataaaaaaaaaatcagatgaatatttaaaagagACCGAAAGCATAGagaaaaaattatcaaatttaTCTATAGACAGTCAAGAAACAAAACTAAAAGAGAACGAAGGCAAATTAAATACCCTTAAGGAACTTTTAGAATCTCtcaaaaatcaaaaaaaaaatattgaagaCCGAAAAAAAGAATTAGATGAAGTTAATTCCAAAATTGAACAAATAGAAAGAGATGTAAACCagagtaaaaaaaattacgaGATTGGAAttgtagaaaaaataaatgaaatcgCCGAAGCAAATAAAAAACGAATTGAATCAACAAAAGAATTAATACAACCAACAATACAAAATCTAATATCGTCTTTTAACGCTAATGATTTAGAAGATATTAACACTAATGAAAACCTGGGGAAATATAATACAGAAAtggataatatatataaagaatttattaaatcatACAATCTaataacaaattatttaaaagcGGTTTCAAAAGAATCCATAACATATgatcaaattaaaaataaacgaATAAGCACACAAGAGGAACTCTTAAAAAACATAGAACATGGAAATAAAGCCAAATCCTATTTAGATTAtgtaaaagaaaatgaatttgATAGAATAGTCacacattttaaaaacaaattaaatacTGTGAATGATAAGTTTAAAGTCGAATATTTAAAAGCTAACGAAGGGTTTgacaatatttcaaaatcTATTAATAATGTTAAAAATTCAACTGATGAAAAttcattattaaatatactaAACCAAACAAAACAGATGTATGAAAATATTGTCagtaaaacatataatagtTATAAATATGAGGCagaaaacatatttataaatattccgAAATTAGCAAATTCtttaaatattcaaataaaaaacagCTCAGGAAtagatttatttaaaaacatGAATATAGCTATATTACCTTACTTGGATTCCCAAAAAAAAGATACGCTAACCTTTATTCCATCTCCACAAAAAACATCAGAaacatatacaaaaataagcGATTCTTACAATACTCTTcttgatatattaaaaaaaagtcaGGAATTGCAGAAAAAAGAACAACAAACATTAAATCTTATACTCGAAAACCAACGTTTATATGAAAAAGTCCAAGCAACCAATGAATTAAAAGGCACATTAAgtgatttaaaatataaaaaagaaaaaatattaaatgaaGTTAAACTACTTTTGCATAAATCTaacgaattaaaaaaattatcatgtAGCTCTCAAAATTATGATACCATTTTAGAATCGTCAAAATACAATCAAAtcaaagaaaaaaacaataattatgaacaagaaaaaaataaacttgGGATAGATTTTGATGTAACATCTATGGaagaaaaatttaataatgatattaaagctatagaaaaattagaaaataattacaaTTCTACAGaggaaaatgataatattttacaatCGAAAAACAAACTAAATGAGCTAACTAAAGCATTTAATACAGAAATAAAAGACATTGAggataaaatgataaaaaaaaatgatttaattGATAAATTAGTAGAAGCGAGAAAGGATTGCCTACTTTTTACATACAAAACATTAGTCGAGACTCTTAAAAGTAAAGTGGCTAATCACTCGGAATTCATAACGTCTGCAGCTAAATTTTCAaaagaatttttaaaatatattgacGATATTTCCAATTCTTTAAATGATGACATCAACACATTACAAATAAAtcataatttaaatcaaacAAACAAGCATGTACCAAGTATACTTGCAGATGCAACTaaaaatcataataatttaatagaaAAGGAAAAGGAAGCAACTCAGATACTCAACAATTTGACCAATCTATTTACAATAGATTCAAATAATATCGATGCCGATACATTATACAACAATAAGCTACAAATGATTTATTTCAATTCTGAACTTCATAAATCAATCGAATCCATAAAACaactttataaaaaaatgtatgcctttaaattattaaatatagcACACATTAAtggaaaatattttgatatatccaaagaatttgataatattttacagTTGCAGAAACATAAATTAAcagaaaatttaaataatttaaaccAAATTGATCAATATATTtctgataaaaaaaatgaattccTTCATGCACTAAATGAAACTACAAATCCAAACTTAAATACGCTTAAAGAGATATATCATGATATTGTTAATTATGAAAGTCAGatagatgaaataaaaaatattagtaATAAAGAAAACGAAAATATAACCTCATATATAGACACAATTACCAAATTAACGGAAAAAgtacaaaatattttagatTATGTTACaacttatgaaaataataataatataatcaaACAACATATTCAAGACAATGATGAAAATCATGTATCACAAATTAAGGATAATTTAAAAACCACAATACAATCATTTCAGCAAgttcataataaaataaatgaaattaaaGCTCAATTTTAtggtaataacaatataaataatattataactaCCATATTACAAAATGTAAACGAtgttaaaaacaatttttctAAGGATTTAACTATAGAAAACGAACTCATCCAAATACAAAAGAGTTTAGAAGATATTCAAAATTCTACTCATGAAATAAGAAGCGaacaaataacaaaatatgcCAATACTATATACAATCATATTGAACAGCAAACTAAACAAATTcaaaataattcatataaagatgaagtatacaaaataaacgaaatagacaatataatacaaaaaatcatcaattataataaagaaccagaaataaaattacacGCCATTATagataatcaaaataaagtTACATCAATAATCTCTcgtattaaaaatatcattaatttAATCGAATCAGAAtatagtaacaataataatgtatCATATAATGTTGCCATAAAACATATAGAAAATGCCAATAACATAATTCTTGATTTAAATAGGAGTCGAAATATCCTTAATCATTTAATACACCGAAATTTAAACattataaacaatttaaaaaatataaaacaacaCATGCTAAGTCGTAATAATTTACATACTATTAATAGTCAAGAAGAAACAtcgaaaataaaatatcctAGTAATACACACTATAATAATGTTAATGATACaaagtataaaaattacCAACACTCAAATTCAGGTAAAAAAGGTTCCtacaaaacaaaaaatgcaGGAGATTCTGTTAAATATGCAGGAGCAATTGTATTTGGTTTAGTAGCGTGTTATGCAATTTCAATTTTCAAAAAACacgatgaaaaaaatgaaattaatttaggtaatgatgaaaaaaattatggtgaatcggaaaatatatattttgaaagAGAAGACGAAATTATAGAAATAGATATAAATGAAGATTAA
- a CDS encoding fam-a protein — protein sequence MNNNALAAEHSPKKTKTRFLSKKKISNYIRNLISRTPIYTLFANPDNNNNNNNNNKQPIPFVCTKRSEIKKAENVMEEAIERLKEHAIHSNDYNLHYCYANEIDIYRKRHKYVIVDKIDIEINNTDKYEEIIDTLSNFNNNLYSFVTVKGKVVREYNPNLVMIQQHFTDMSDPSFKGYLYALAVKRKVSEDTTIIALTSPNVNDHNYVDKNLFKNAIVESANSFVTDVDPEDYIRKRDLSKMFVHLSGYIIQKKSKSIQITSINAIEVDYRNAPKLIEESFRGDKLTILINLKNKYSMK from the exons atgaacaataATGCGCTTGCAGCCGAGCATTCTccaaaaaaaactaaaacaCGATTTttatccaaaaaaaaaatatccaattatat TCGGAATCTAATTTCTAGAACACCCATCTACACATTATTTGCCAATcctgataataataataataataataataataataaacaacCCATCCCCTTTGTGTGCACCAAGCGTagtgaaattaaaaaagcaGAAAATGTTATGGAGGAGGCTATAGAACGATTGAAAGAACATGCTATACATTCAAATGATTACAATTTACATTACTGTTATGCTAACGAAATAGATATATATCGTAAGAGACATAAATATGTAATCGTTGACAAAATTGATATTGAAATCAACAACACCGATAAG TATGAAGAAATAATAGATACACTATCCaactttaataataatttatatagttttgtCACCGTAAAAG gaaaaGTTGTCCGTGAATATAATCCAAATTTAGTAATGATACAACAACACTTCACAGATATGTCTGATCCATCTTTTAAAGGATATCTGTATGCATTAGCTGTAAAACGTAAA GTATCTGAAGATACTACTATAATTGCTTTAACATCGCCAAATGTAAATGATCACAATTATGTAgacaaaaatttatttaaaaatgctATTGTAGAAAGTGCAAACTCATTCGTAACCGACGTAGATCCTGAAGATTATATTAGAAAAAGAGACTTAAGTAAAATGTTTGTTCACTTATCCGGATATATcattcaaaaaaaaagcaaatcTATTCAGATTACCAGTATTAATGCT ATTGAAGTAGATTATCGCAATGCTCCAAAATTAATTGAAGAAAGTTTCAGAGGAGACAAATTAACAATtctaattaatttaaaaaacaaatattctATGAAATAA
- a CDS encoding early transcribed membrane protein — protein sequence MKLAKALYFVAFLLAIKVLTPGYNNCVEAKPANSKKVTKSGNNAFIKKIKNNKVAFISTLAGTIALVIGTTLGVMHFQKKESDDNSSPDSKTPLIVARKNTNLVSDNKNILSTTETNKKSSTIETNKNTSTIETNKNKPSTIETNKNKPSTIETNTKSSSSDINTNPYRYNLRYL from the coding sequence ATGAAACTAGCAAAAgcattatattttgttgCCTTTTTATTGGCCATAAAAGTGTTAACTCCaggatataataattgtgTTGAAGCTAAACCCGCAAATTCAAAAAAAGTAACCAAAAGTGGTAATAAtgcatttattaaaaaaattaaaaataacaaggTTGCATTTATATCTACATTAGCCGGAACAATCGCATTAGTAATTGGTACTACGCTTGGTGTAATGCATTTTCAAAAGAAAGAAAGTGATGACAATTCATCACCAGACAGCAAAACGCCCTTAATTGTTGCGCGCAAAAACACAAACTTGGTAtcagataataaaaatatactatCAACAACAGAAACTAATAAAAAATCATCAACAATAGaaactaataaaaatacatcaACAATAGaaactaataaaaataaaccatCAACAATAGaaactaataaaaataaaccatCAACAATAGAAACTAATACAAAATCATCATCATCTGATATTAATACAAACCCATATCGATATAACTTACGTTATTTGTAA